Proteins encoded in a region of the Isosphaeraceae bacterium EP7 genome:
- a CDS encoding MATE family efflux transporter produces the protein MTAERKTDGKGDRTRPASGSVAAEIAPTLRLAVPVVLAELGWMAMGVEDTLIVGRLGPESIGAVGLGSMLHFVPAIFGMGMLLGLDAVVSRAFGEGRLDECHRSLVQGVYLALFLTPPLMLLVAALGPAMAWWGVDPTVLGLVGPYLRAINWSTPPLLIYAAFRRYVQGMGRAAPVMAALVVANVLNIAGNFVLVFGLLGFPRMGVEGSGWATCLARLAMAAMLVSYAFWHDRRAGTGFWNVSLRPDRARLGRLFGLGLPAATHLALEVGVFGAATALAGTMGAATLAAHHIVLNASSVTFMVPLGVASAGAVRVGQALGRGDPATAARAGWSALILGVGFMACTGLAFVLAPGAVLRLYTDRPEVLSIGLSLMSMAALFQLFDGMQGVATGILRGAGDTRTPMLVNLGAHWFLGLPLGATLAYGLGWGARGLWAGLAFGLIVAGLILIRTWAAMARRLADEHDASHPETRRPPQEGQP, from the coding sequence GTGACGGCAGAGCGGAAGACGGACGGGAAGGGGGACCGCACGCGCCCTGCGAGCGGGTCGGTGGCGGCCGAGATCGCGCCAACCCTGAGGCTGGCCGTCCCGGTGGTCCTGGCCGAGCTCGGCTGGATGGCCATGGGGGTCGAGGACACCCTGATCGTCGGCCGGCTCGGCCCCGAGTCGATCGGCGCCGTCGGCCTGGGGTCGATGCTCCACTTCGTCCCGGCCATCTTCGGCATGGGCATGCTGCTGGGGCTCGACGCCGTGGTCTCGCGCGCCTTCGGCGAGGGGCGCCTCGACGAGTGCCACCGGTCGCTGGTGCAGGGGGTCTACCTGGCGCTCTTTTTGACGCCCCCGCTGATGCTGCTGGTCGCGGCGCTTGGCCCCGCGATGGCCTGGTGGGGTGTCGACCCGACGGTGCTGGGCCTGGTGGGGCCCTACCTGCGGGCGATCAACTGGAGCACGCCGCCCCTGCTCATCTACGCTGCATTCCGCCGCTACGTGCAGGGGATGGGCCGGGCGGCCCCGGTGATGGCGGCGCTGGTCGTGGCCAACGTGTTGAACATCGCCGGCAACTTCGTGCTGGTCTTCGGCCTGCTGGGCTTCCCCCGGATGGGCGTCGAGGGCTCGGGCTGGGCCACCTGCCTGGCGCGGCTGGCCATGGCCGCCATGCTGGTCTCCTACGCCTTCTGGCACGACCGCCGCGCCGGGACCGGCTTCTGGAACGTCTCGCTCCGGCCCGACCGTGCCCGCCTGGGCAGGCTGTTCGGCCTGGGCCTGCCGGCGGCCACGCACCTGGCGCTCGAGGTCGGCGTCTTCGGCGCGGCCACGGCGCTGGCCGGCACGATGGGGGCCGCAACGTTGGCGGCGCACCACATCGTGCTGAACGCGTCGAGCGTGACCTTCATGGTGCCGCTGGGCGTGGCCTCGGCGGGCGCCGTTCGCGTGGGCCAGGCGCTGGGCCGCGGCGATCCGGCGACGGCGGCACGCGCGGGCTGGTCGGCCCTGATCCTGGGCGTCGGCTTCATGGCGTGCACCGGCCTGGCCTTCGTGCTCGCCCCGGGCGCCGTGCTGCGGCTGTATACCGACCGGCCCGAGGTCCTCTCCATCGGATTGAGTTTGATGTCGATGGCGGCCCTCTTCCAGCTCTTCGACGGTATGCAGGGGGTGGCGACCGGGATCTTGCGCGGCGCCGGCGACACGCGCACGCCCATGCTGGTGAACCTGGGGGCGCACTGGTTCCTCGGCCTGCCGCTGGGCGCCACGCTCGCCTACGGCCTGGGCTGGGGCGCCAGGGGCCTCTGGGCCGGCCTCGCCTTCGGCCTCATCGTCGCCGGGCTCATCCTCATTCGCACCTGGGCCGCGATGGCCCGGCGGCTCGCCGATGAACACGACGCCAGCCACCCAGAGACCCGACGACCCCCGCAGGAGGGCCAGCCATGA
- a CDS encoding transglutaminase-like domain-containing protein: MTIRDATRTAALALLAALVPAPAAVAAGPKYAIESKPSRRVEATLTLAISAPQLKADEWDVFVPKIPALPCQSAVSSAARPEGREVAEGSPRHQPVLEVIVAATTGELAKALTVEARYTATLIARRLVELKPGDAPAKVAPLTANERVLSLRASAEHFDFETPEFRAWLADRGLARGEGEPDVDYARRVFLAIKKEFSYHYTNKLDRHATAVCKAGKSDCGGLSVVFTSAMRAHGIPARLLVGRWAFDGGEGGGPAGNQEHVKAEFYADGVGWVPVDCSSAILHDKEPEGLTYFGTDAGDFIVHHLDLDLEIPSHRFGKQTMMVLQIPPWWVRGSGQLAGVTSVVSWKVADLHE, encoded by the coding sequence ATGACCATCAGAGACGCAACCCGTACGGCAGCCCTCGCGCTGCTGGCAGCCCTGGTCCCCGCCCCGGCCGCCGTCGCCGCCGGGCCGAAATACGCGATCGAGTCGAAGCCCTCGCGGCGCGTCGAGGCGACGCTCACCCTGGCGATCTCGGCCCCGCAGCTCAAGGCCGATGAGTGGGACGTCTTCGTCCCCAAGATCCCCGCGCTCCCCTGCCAGTCGGCCGTCAGCTCGGCCGCCAGGCCCGAGGGGCGTGAGGTCGCCGAGGGGAGCCCCAGGCATCAGCCGGTCCTCGAGGTCATCGTCGCCGCGACGACCGGGGAACTCGCCAAGGCCCTGACCGTCGAGGCCCGATACACCGCCACCCTGATCGCCCGCCGCCTGGTCGAGCTCAAGCCGGGAGACGCCCCCGCCAAGGTCGCGCCGCTGACCGCCAACGAGCGGGTGCTCTCGCTGAGGGCCAGCGCCGAGCACTTCGACTTCGAGACCCCCGAGTTCCGCGCCTGGCTGGCCGACCGCGGCCTGGCCCGCGGCGAGGGCGAGCCCGACGTCGACTATGCGAGGCGCGTGTTCCTCGCCATCAAGAAAGAGTTCTCGTATCACTATACGAACAAGCTCGACCGCCACGCCACGGCCGTCTGCAAGGCGGGCAAGTCGGACTGCGGCGGGCTCTCGGTCGTGTTCACCTCGGCCATGCGGGCGCACGGCATCCCGGCCAGGCTCCTCGTCGGCCGCTGGGCCTTCGACGGTGGCGAGGGGGGCGGCCCCGCGGGGAACCAGGAGCACGTCAAGGCCGAGTTCTACGCCGATGGGGTCGGCTGGGTCCCCGTCGACTGCTCGTCGGCCATCCTCCACGACAAGGAGCCCGAGGGGCTGACCTACTTCGGCACCGACGCCGGCGACTTCATCGTCCACCACCTGGACCTCGACCTGGAGATCCCCTCGCATCGCTTCGGCAAGCAGACGATGATGGTCCTCCAGATCCCCCCCTGGTGGGTCCGCGGCAGCGGCCAGCTGGCGGGTGTCACGAGCGTCGTCTCCTGGAAGGTGGCCGATCTCCACGAATGA
- a CDS encoding TIM barrel protein, whose amino-acid sequence MEPGATAQPRGLDDLGRRTWLRATAGGLAALATGVGRASADEPVKAAGKGRVTQFQIACMTLPYSRFPLGRALTGIKSAGYRHVAWGTTHREGAREDAVLAADAPPDRARELGARCRDLGLEPLMMFSGVYPEADDAPQILRARIKQASAGGVPQVLTFGHTKGGNRSLWVERLKALGPIARDHGVTVVVKQHGGETGTGAACASIIREVGDEGIKVNYDAGNVMDYLDVDPIPDIEACAGEVRSFCIKDHRNVPLDQDCGPGLGVIDHYRLLRPLAFTGRPLPLCCENISAPLLPPPTDPREIDDLARRAREFLEIVTRGLHA is encoded by the coding sequence ATGGAACCAGGAGCGACCGCCCAACCCCGGGGACTCGACGATCTCGGCCGCCGCACCTGGCTGCGCGCGACGGCCGGTGGCCTCGCGGCGCTGGCCACGGGCGTCGGCCGTGCGAGCGCCGACGAGCCGGTGAAGGCGGCCGGGAAGGGCCGTGTCACGCAGTTCCAGATCGCCTGCATGACCCTGCCCTATTCGCGCTTCCCGCTCGGGCGTGCCCTGACGGGAATCAAGTCGGCCGGATATCGCCACGTGGCCTGGGGGACGACGCATCGGGAAGGGGCCCGCGAAGACGCGGTCCTCGCCGCCGACGCGCCCCCCGACCGGGCGAGGGAGCTGGGGGCGAGGTGCCGCGACCTCGGGCTGGAGCCCTTGATGATGTTCTCAGGGGTCTATCCCGAGGCCGACGATGCGCCCCAGATCCTCAGGGCACGGATCAAGCAGGCTTCAGCAGGGGGCGTGCCCCAGGTCCTGACGTTCGGCCACACGAAGGGGGGCAACCGCAGCCTCTGGGTCGAGCGGCTCAAGGCGCTCGGCCCGATCGCGCGCGACCACGGGGTCACGGTCGTCGTGAAGCAGCACGGCGGCGAGACCGGCACGGGCGCCGCCTGCGCGTCGATTATCCGGGAGGTCGGCGACGAAGGGATCAAGGTCAACTACGACGCCGGAAACGTGATGGATTACCTCGACGTGGACCCGATCCCCGACATCGAGGCCTGCGCAGGCGAGGTGCGCAGTTTCTGCATCAAGGACCACCGCAATGTCCCGCTGGACCAGGACTGCGGGCCCGGCCTCGGCGTGATCGATCACTACCGGCTGCTCCGCCCCCTCGCATTCACCGGCCGGCCCCTGCCGCTCTGCTGCGAGAACATCTCCGCCCCGCTCCTCCCACCGCCCACCGACCCTCGTGAGATCGACGACCTGGCCCGCCGGGCGCGGGAGTTCCTCGAGATCGTCACCCGGGGGCTGCATGCTTAA
- a CDS encoding ATP-binding protein: MFEGPRSPWFRYGMALLGLATTLALLLKIPVNAIPPVALGITLFVAWFGGLWPSMALLLATVLIATPRLSTSGDLFRMVVYATDAALVNLIIAWFWREHSRAEAEAADRRATELRYRMLFEETPDPLWVVAPRTLAILECNEAATRQYGYTPSEFNGLTLNDLRASPEGRARVRVDAAMEAEPHRALRIRADTPASEGVEAPAGVIAHRRKDGSSLDVDLSSRPIQGKGLEAGSLLVLGRDVSERLKAEAELDRAKREAEAANRAKDRFLAVLSHELRTPLTPVLLACSALLDGADDLAPEIRQTLDMIRRNVELTSRLVADLLDVTRISRGKMTLDRRRLSLNGLIRESLLICESDLQASKVRLEVDLRATRDLVDVDPARLQQVLWNVVKNAVKFTPAGGLIRVRTLDGDGPRSIRVEVSDDGAGLAPEALARIFEPFHQESGPGGAHGRGGLGLGLAISRGIVEAHGGLLQATSAGLGRGATFSVELATAAAELDAPAPGLVPAADPRGRSLKLLVVDDHADTVRVISALLERAGHRVTRASSLGSAREAALAGRFDLLLCDIGLADGSGLDLMRELAPTGLRGIALSGFGTAADVASSLEAGFVAHLTKPVRWNELIRQIDDAVPAIGP, translated from the coding sequence ATGTTCGAAGGACCCAGATCGCCTTGGTTTCGTTACGGGATGGCCCTGCTCGGGCTAGCGACGACTCTTGCGCTGCTGTTGAAGATCCCCGTCAACGCGATCCCCCCGGTGGCCCTGGGCATCACCCTGTTCGTCGCCTGGTTCGGGGGCCTCTGGCCCAGCATGGCCCTGCTGCTGGCGACGGTCCTGATCGCGACGCCCAGGCTCTCGACGTCCGGGGATCTCTTCCGGATGGTGGTCTACGCGACGGACGCCGCGCTGGTCAACCTGATCATCGCCTGGTTCTGGCGCGAGCACAGCCGTGCCGAGGCCGAGGCGGCCGACCGCCGGGCGACCGAGCTGCGTTACCGGATGCTCTTCGAGGAGACGCCCGACCCCCTCTGGGTGGTCGCACCCCGGACCCTGGCGATCCTGGAATGCAACGAGGCCGCCACCCGCCAGTACGGCTACACGCCCTCGGAATTCAACGGCCTGACGCTCAACGACCTGCGAGCCTCGCCCGAGGGGCGTGCACGCGTCCGGGTCGACGCCGCCATGGAGGCCGAGCCGCACCGCGCATTGCGCATCCGGGCCGACACCCCCGCCAGCGAGGGCGTGGAGGCCCCGGCGGGGGTGATCGCACACCGCCGCAAGGATGGGTCGAGCCTGGATGTCGACCTATCCAGCCGGCCGATCCAGGGCAAGGGGCTCGAGGCCGGGTCCTTGCTCGTCCTGGGTCGTGACGTCAGCGAGCGTCTGAAGGCCGAGGCCGAGCTGGACCGCGCCAAGCGCGAGGCCGAGGCCGCCAACCGGGCCAAGGACAGGTTCCTGGCCGTGCTCAGCCACGAGCTGCGAACCCCCCTGACCCCGGTCTTACTCGCCTGCTCGGCCCTGCTCGACGGGGCCGACGACCTCGCCCCCGAGATCCGCCAGACCCTGGACATGATCCGCCGCAACGTCGAGCTGACCTCGAGGCTGGTCGCCGACCTGCTCGACGTCACCCGCATCTCGCGCGGCAAGATGACGCTCGACCGCCGCCGGCTGTCCCTGAATGGCCTCATCCGCGAGTCGCTCCTGATCTGCGAGTCGGACCTCCAGGCCTCGAAAGTCCGGCTGGAGGTCGACCTCAGGGCCACCCGAGACCTGGTCGACGTCGACCCCGCCCGGCTCCAGCAGGTGCTCTGGAACGTGGTGAAGAACGCCGTGAAGTTCACGCCGGCGGGCGGCCTGATCCGGGTCCGCACGCTCGATGGCGACGGCCCGCGGTCGATCCGCGTGGAAGTCTCCGACGACGGCGCCGGCCTGGCCCCCGAGGCCCTGGCGCGTATCTTCGAACCGTTTCACCAGGAATCGGGCCCGGGTGGTGCCCACGGCCGCGGCGGGCTCGGCCTGGGCCTGGCCATCAGCCGCGGGATCGTCGAGGCCCACGGCGGCCTGCTCCAGGCCACCAGCGCCGGGCTCGGCCGTGGGGCCACCTTCAGCGTCGAGCTGGCGACCGCCGCCGCCGAACTGGACGCTCCCGCGCCCGGACTCGTGCCCGCCGCGGACCCCCGAGGCCGCAGCCTGAAGCTCCTGGTCGTCGACGACCACGCCGACACGGTCCGCGTCATCTCGGCGCTGCTGGAACGGGCCGGGCACCGCGTGACCCGGGCGAGCAGCCTCGGGTCGGCCCGCGAGGCCGCCCTGGCCGGGCGCTTCGACCTACTCCTCTGCGACATCGGCCTGGCCGACGGCAGCGGCCTGGACCTGATGCGCGAGCTGGCGCCGACCGGCCTGAGGGGCATCGCCCTGAGCGGCTTCGGCACCGCCGCCGACGTGGCGAGCAGCCTGGAGGCCGGGTTCGTCGCCCACCTGACCAAGCCCGTCCGCTGGAACGAGCTGATCCGTCAGATCGACGACGCGGTCCCGGCCATCGGCCCCTGA
- a CDS encoding glycosyltransferase family 4 protein gives MSNQQNKVLIIAEHASSKFGGEAILPVHYFRVLRKRGAECWMIVHDRTRAELTAMFPDDLDRISFVPDTSLHKSLLKLGRRLPHTVSYFTLGMISRLSTQRIARSIAARLIREHGIDVVHQPIPVAAGEPSTLHKLRLPLVIGPLNGGMTYPPAFGGKDDAAQGSRSLRRLVSDSINRMAPGKLKADMVLVANERTRKALPSGVRGEVIELVENGVDLELWSAPEGDRAPQAGPTRFLFIGRMVDWKAVDVLIDALHAAVQAGADVRLDLLGDGPMRAPAEEQVARLGLAPRVTFHGWIKQSECPARLREADALVLPSLYECGGAVVLEAMACGIPAIATEWGGPADYLDESCGILVPPTSREALVSGFAAAMKRLAADPELRRSMGRNGRQRILDHYDWERKVDRIQELYAQAIGHHRGAAAK, from the coding sequence ATGTCGAATCAACAGAACAAAGTCCTCATCATCGCCGAGCATGCATCTTCGAAGTTCGGTGGCGAGGCGATCCTGCCCGTCCACTACTTCCGCGTCCTCCGCAAGCGGGGGGCGGAGTGCTGGATGATCGTGCATGACCGGACCCGGGCCGAGCTGACGGCGATGTTCCCCGACGACCTCGACCGGATCTCGTTCGTCCCGGACACCTCGCTCCACAAGTCGCTGCTGAAGCTCGGGCGGCGCCTGCCGCACACGGTCAGCTATTTCACCCTGGGGATGATCAGCCGACTCTCGACCCAGAGGATCGCCAGGTCGATCGCCGCCCGGCTCATCCGCGAGCACGGGATCGACGTGGTCCACCAGCCGATCCCCGTGGCGGCCGGCGAGCCTTCCACCTTGCACAAGCTGCGTCTGCCGCTGGTGATCGGCCCGCTCAACGGCGGGATGACCTACCCGCCGGCCTTCGGCGGCAAGGACGATGCGGCCCAAGGATCGCGGAGCCTGCGGCGGCTCGTCTCCGACTCGATCAACCGGATGGCCCCGGGCAAGCTGAAGGCCGACATGGTCCTGGTCGCCAACGAGCGGACCCGCAAGGCGCTCCCCTCGGGCGTCCGTGGGGAGGTGATCGAGCTGGTCGAGAATGGCGTCGATCTGGAACTCTGGTCGGCCCCGGAAGGCGACCGGGCCCCCCAGGCAGGGCCGACCCGGTTCCTCTTCATCGGGCGGATGGTCGACTGGAAGGCGGTCGACGTGCTCATCGACGCCCTGCACGCGGCGGTGCAAGCCGGGGCCGACGTCCGGCTCGACCTGCTGGGCGACGGGCCGATGCGTGCCCCGGCGGAGGAGCAGGTGGCACGCCTGGGCCTGGCTCCCCGGGTGACCTTCCACGGTTGGATCAAGCAGTCCGAATGCCCGGCGAGGCTGCGCGAGGCCGACGCCCTGGTGCTGCCGAGCCTCTACGAGTGCGGTGGCGCCGTCGTCCTGGAGGCGATGGCCTGCGGCATCCCGGCGATCGCCACCGAATGGGGCGGGCCGGCCGACTACCTCGACGAGTCGTGCGGGATCCTCGTCCCACCCACCTCACGCGAGGCACTCGTCTCGGGATTCGCCGCCGCGATGAAACGCCTGGCGGCCGACCCCGAGCTGAGGCGGTCGATGGGCCGCAACGGCCGGCAACGGATCCTCGACCATTACGACTGGGAGCGCAAGGTCGACCGCATCCAGGAGCTCTATGCGCAGGCCATCGGCCACCACCGAGGGGCCGCCGCGAAGTAG
- a CDS encoding Gfo/Idh/MocA family oxidoreductase: protein MRTPTPRRDFLKAAAAAGLLAAPATATTKAAERDVLRVGLVGCGGRGTGAASQALAADPGARLVAMADAFEDRLLDSLAVLQADPSVTSKVDVRPESRFVGFDACDRLIAGDVDVVLLCTPPHFRPQHLKAAIDAGKHVFAEKPVAVDSPGVRSVLETCALAKSKGLSVASGLCLRSDSGFRETVRRIHDGAVGDILTLFANDYRSGRWAKPKQPGWSEMTYQMRNWYNFTWLSGDFNVEQHVHHLDTCAWIMKDQYPAKAVGMGGRQVLTGPEYGQIYDHFSVIYEYADGARLVSECRQQPGCSNDMSMQAFGTRGRADLSERRKGLRIRAAGVDWFYDGPKNSMYQTEHDELFAGIRAGKPVNNGDYMARSTLLAIMGRMAAYTGQEVTWEMALNSQEDLSPSRYDWDATPPASQVAIPGQTIFR from the coding sequence ATGCGAACCCCGACGCCCCGCAGGGACTTCCTGAAGGCCGCCGCGGCGGCCGGCCTGCTCGCCGCACCCGCGACGGCGACGACGAAGGCGGCCGAACGCGACGTGCTACGCGTCGGGCTCGTGGGATGCGGAGGCCGGGGGACGGGGGCGGCATCGCAGGCCTTGGCCGCCGACCCGGGCGCCAGGCTCGTGGCCATGGCCGACGCCTTCGAGGATCGCCTGCTCGACAGCCTGGCCGTCCTGCAAGCCGACCCGTCCGTGACCTCCAAGGTGGACGTCCGGCCCGAGTCCCGATTCGTCGGCTTCGACGCATGCGACAGACTGATCGCCGGCGATGTCGACGTCGTCCTGCTCTGCACCCCGCCGCACTTCCGGCCCCAGCACCTCAAGGCGGCGATCGACGCCGGCAAGCACGTCTTCGCCGAAAAGCCGGTCGCGGTCGACTCGCCCGGCGTACGCTCCGTTCTGGAGACCTGCGCCCTCGCCAAGTCGAAGGGCCTGTCCGTCGCCTCGGGGCTCTGCCTGCGCTCCGACAGCGGCTTTCGCGAGACCGTCAGGCGCATCCACGACGGGGCCGTCGGCGACATCCTCACGCTCTTCGCCAACGACTATCGCTCGGGACGTTGGGCGAAGCCCAAGCAGCCCGGCTGGTCGGAGATGACCTACCAGATGCGCAACTGGTACAACTTCACCTGGCTCTCGGGCGACTTCAACGTCGAGCAGCACGTCCACCATCTCGACACCTGCGCGTGGATCATGAAGGACCAATACCCGGCGAAGGCCGTCGGCATGGGCGGCCGTCAGGTCCTGACCGGGCCCGAGTACGGCCAGATCTACGACCACTTCTCGGTCATCTATGAATATGCCGATGGAGCCCGGCTCGTCAGCGAGTGCCGCCAGCAGCCCGGATGCTCGAACGACATGAGCATGCAGGCCTTCGGCACGCGCGGCAGGGCTGATCTCTCCGAGCGCCGCAAGGGGCTTCGCATCCGCGCCGCGGGCGTCGACTGGTTTTACGACGGCCCCAAGAACTCGATGTACCAGACCGAGCATGACGAGCTTTTCGCCGGCATTCGCGCGGGCAAGCCCGTGAACAACGGCGACTACATGGCCCGCAGCACGCTCCTGGCGATCATGGGCCGGATGGCCGCCTACACCGGCCAGGAAGTCACCTGGGAGATGGCCCTGAACTCGCAGGAAGACCTCAGCCCGTCCCGATATGATTGGGACGCTACGCCGCCCGCCTCCCAGGTCGCCATCCCCGGCCAGACCATCTTCCGCTGA
- a CDS encoding DUF1080 domain-containing protein codes for MTDDKLDSQVEASAGLADTSAPPPSRNWARPVLPMIGLALAITLSLGASRLAEPRATPITPVEVTRLFNGKNLDGLSTWLKGPGRQDPGRVFVVEDSTIHISGDGYGYLAAEEEYRDYHLIVEYRWGKRTDGGTSVRNSGILLHATGPDGNAEGTWMASVECQLAQGCVGDLIVIPGRDQGGAKIPVTLRSDVANGPDGRPRWKEGGSPREFKGGQLWWSKHDPDYKELLDTRGRDDVESPVGDWTRVECLCDGGRIEVRVNGVVVNRAYDVSPSAGKILLQTEGFELFVRKFEVQPLKK; via the coding sequence ATGACCGATGACAAGCTCGACTCTCAGGTCGAAGCCTCGGCGGGCCTGGCCGACACCTCGGCCCCGCCGCCCTCGCGGAATTGGGCCCGGCCGGTGCTTCCGATGATCGGCCTGGCCCTGGCGATTACGCTGTCGCTCGGCGCCTCCCGGCTCGCGGAGCCGCGGGCCACGCCCATCACGCCTGTGGAAGTCACGCGCCTCTTCAACGGCAAGAACCTCGACGGCCTCTCCACCTGGCTGAAGGGGCCCGGGCGGCAAGATCCCGGCCGCGTGTTCGTCGTGGAAGATTCGACCATCCATATCAGCGGCGACGGGTATGGATATCTCGCCGCCGAGGAGGAATACCGCGACTACCACCTGATCGTGGAATACCGCTGGGGCAAGAGGACCGACGGCGGGACGTCGGTGCGCAACTCGGGCATCCTCCTGCACGCGACCGGCCCGGACGGCAACGCCGAGGGGACCTGGATGGCGTCGGTCGAGTGCCAGCTGGCGCAGGGCTGCGTGGGCGACCTGATCGTCATCCCCGGCCGCGACCAGGGCGGGGCCAAGATCCCCGTGACGCTCAGGTCCGACGTCGCGAACGGACCCGACGGCCGGCCTCGGTGGAAGGAAGGGGGGAGTCCTCGCGAATTCAAGGGGGGGCAACTCTGGTGGTCGAAGCATGACCCGGATTATAAGGAGTTGCTGGACACGCGAGGCAGGGACGACGTGGAGAGCCCGGTGGGCGACTGGACCCGGGTCGAATGCCTGTGCGACGGGGGCCGGATCGAGGTCCGGGTCAACGGCGTGGTGGTCAACAGGGCCTATGACGTGTCGCCGTCGGCCGGCAAGATCCTGCTCCAGACCGAAGGGTTCGAGCTCTTCGTCCGCAAGTTCGAGGTCCAACCCCTGAAGAAGTGA
- a CDS encoding type II secretion system protein gives MSGQSVSRRRAGFTLSECALALVILGVLAAFGVPRFNQGVERSKAAEAFAYGASVRSAQDRYRSHHQTYATTLADLDIAFAAPRFFAVGPFRPGSSGSIEGSWSLTLTRTGDSAGYGSYTIVFTQEGFDGVASTLDALPDIDPVVTSRVGTGGPGR, from the coding sequence ATGTCGGGACAGAGCGTCAGCCGTCGACGGGCCGGGTTCACCCTGAGTGAGTGCGCCTTGGCCCTGGTGATCCTGGGCGTCCTGGCCGCCTTTGGCGTGCCGCGATTCAACCAGGGTGTCGAGCGATCGAAGGCCGCGGAAGCGTTTGCCTACGGCGCCTCGGTCCGCTCGGCCCAGGACCGTTATCGTTCGCACCACCAAACTTACGCCACGACGCTGGCCGACCTGGACATCGCGTTCGCGGCCCCCAGGTTCTTCGCCGTCGGCCCGTTCAGGCCGGGCTCGTCCGGCTCGATCGAGGGCTCATGGTCGCTGACCCTGACGAGGACCGGCGATTCGGCCGGATACGGGTCCTACACCATCGTCTTCACCCAGGAGGGCTTCGACGGCGTGGCCAGCACCCTCGATGCCTTGCCGGACATCGACCCGGTCGTCACTTCGCGAGTCGGGACCGGCGGCCCGGGTCGCTGA
- a CDS encoding NADPH:quinone reductase, giving the protein MRAAYIEQTGGADQIKVGDLPLPELGPGQVRVKVGAVSFNPIDLYVRSGMVAMPMAFPYILGSDVAGTVDEVGQGVTGLKVGDRVWGSNQGLMGRPGAASEFANVDAEWLYLTPANLDDTQAAAIALTGITAHLGLFRTGQLKAGETVYVPGGSGGVGSMVVQMAKAAGARVATSAGSPERVKLAESLGADLALNYKTDDIPAALRQFSPEGIDVWYDTLREHDLEVSVPLLRKRGRMILIAGRTSKPSLPVGSFYPRDCSLLGFAMFNASADEQRTSAVEMSRWAGEGKLKPIIGKVFPLEETRQAQEFLEQNTSHGAGTLSGKVVVTVA; this is encoded by the coding sequence ATGCGAGCCGCATACATCGAGCAGACGGGCGGGGCCGATCAGATCAAGGTGGGGGACTTGCCGTTGCCCGAGCTGGGGCCGGGGCAGGTCCGGGTGAAGGTGGGGGCGGTCTCTTTCAACCCGATTGACCTGTACGTGCGGTCGGGCATGGTCGCCATGCCGATGGCGTTCCCTTATATCCTGGGGTCCGACGTGGCCGGGACGGTCGACGAGGTGGGCCAGGGGGTCACGGGCCTGAAAGTTGGCGACCGGGTCTGGGGGTCGAACCAGGGGCTGATGGGGAGGCCGGGCGCGGCCTCGGAGTTCGCCAATGTCGACGCCGAGTGGCTGTACCTCACCCCCGCGAATCTGGACGACACCCAGGCGGCGGCCATTGCGCTGACGGGCATCACGGCGCACCTGGGGCTGTTCCGCACCGGCCAGCTCAAGGCCGGCGAGACGGTGTATGTGCCGGGCGGCTCGGGCGGGGTCGGGTCGATGGTCGTGCAGATGGCCAAGGCCGCGGGGGCCCGCGTGGCCACGTCGGCGGGCAGCCCTGAGCGGGTCAAATTGGCCGAGTCGCTGGGGGCCGACCTGGCCTTGAACTACAAGACCGATGACATCCCGGCCGCCCTCCGCCAGTTCAGCCCCGAAGGCATCGACGTCTGGTACGACACTTTGCGAGAGCACGACCTGGAGGTTAGCGTCCCCCTGCTCCGCAAGCGAGGCCGGATGATCCTGATCGCGGGCCGGACCTCCAAACCTTCGTTGCCGGTCGGCTCGTTCTACCCGCGCGACTGCTCGCTTCTGGGTTTCGCCATGTTCAACGCATCGGCCGACGAGCAGCGGACCTCGGCCGTCGAGATGTCGCGCTGGGCCGGCGAGGGGAAGCTCAAGCCGATCATCGGCAAGGTCTTCCCGCTGGAGGAGACGCGGCAGGCCCAGGAGTTCCTGGAGCAGAATACCTCGCACGGGGCCGGCACGCTCAGCGGCAAGGTGGTGGTGACGGTGGCCTGA